A region from the Pseudomonas sp. Teo4 genome encodes:
- the hmgA gene encoding homogentisate 1,2-dioxygenase encodes MTSDTSTDLQYLSGFGNEFASEALPGALPVGQNSPQKAPYGLYAELLSGTAFTMTRSELRRTWLYRIRPSALHPRFERLERQPLNGPLGAVTPNRLRWSPQPIPTEATDFIEGWLPMVANSAADKPAGVSVYIYRANRSMERVFFNADGELLLVPEQGRLRIATELGVMEVEPLEIAVIPRGMKFRVELLDGQARGYLAENHGAPLRIPDLGPIGSNGLANPRDFLTPVAHYEEASGPVQLVQKFLGEHWACELQHSPLDVVAWHGSNVPYKYDLRRFNTLGTVSFDHPDPSIFTVLTSPTSVHGLANMDFVIFPPRWMVAENTFRPPWFHRNLMNEFMGLIHGAYDAKAEGFLPGGASLHGVMSAHGPDAETCEKAIAADLAPHKIDDTMAFMFETSQVLRPSRHALECPQLQADYDSCWATLPSTFNPNRR; translated from the coding sequence ATGACCAGTGACACGTCCACCGACCTTCAATACTTGAGCGGCTTCGGCAACGAATTCGCCAGTGAAGCGCTACCTGGCGCATTGCCGGTCGGGCAGAACTCGCCACAAAAAGCCCCATACGGGCTGTATGCCGAGCTGCTCTCCGGCACCGCGTTCACCATGACGCGCAGCGAGTTGCGTCGCACCTGGTTGTACCGTATTCGCCCGTCGGCGCTGCACCCGCGCTTCGAGCGCCTCGAGCGCCAGCCATTGAACGGCCCGCTGGGTGCAGTCACCCCCAATCGCCTGCGCTGGAGCCCGCAACCGATCCCCACCGAGGCGACCGACTTCATCGAAGGCTGGCTGCCGATGGTGGCCAACTCGGCGGCGGACAAACCTGCGGGAGTCAGCGTCTACATTTACCGCGCCAACCGCTCCATGGAGCGTGTGTTCTTCAACGCTGACGGCGAGCTGCTGCTGGTGCCAGAGCAAGGCCGTCTGCGTATCGCCACCGAGCTTGGGGTCATGGAAGTCGAGCCGCTGGAAATCGCGGTGATCCCGCGTGGCATGAAATTCCGCGTCGAGCTTCTCGACGGGCAGGCCCGTGGCTACCTGGCAGAAAACCATGGTGCGCCGCTACGCATCCCGGACCTGGGGCCAATTGGCAGCAACGGCCTGGCCAACCCACGAGATTTCCTCACCCCGGTCGCCCATTACGAAGAGGCCAGCGGGCCGGTGCAGCTGGTGCAGAAGTTCCTCGGTGAGCACTGGGCCTGCGAGCTGCAGCACTCGCCACTGGATGTGGTGGCCTGGCACGGCAGCAATGTGCCGTACAAGTATGACTTGCGCCGTTTCAACACCCTGGGCACGGTCAGCTTCGATCACCCGGACCCATCGATTTTCACTGTGCTGACATCACCCACCAGCGTTCACGGCCTGGCCAACATGGACTTCGTGATCTTCCCGCCGCGCTGGATGGTGGCCGAGAACACGTTCCGTCCGCCGTGGTTCCACCGCAACCTGATGAACGAATTCATGGGCCTGATCCATGGCGCCTACGACGCCAAGGCCGAAGGCTTCCTGCCGGGTGGCGCCTCGCTGCATGGCGTCATGAGCGCCCACGGGCCGGACGCCGAGACCTGCGAAAAAGCCATTGCCGCAGACCTGGCACCGCACAAGATCGACGACACCATGGCCTTCATGTTCGAGACTAGCCAGGTGCTGCGCCCGAGCCGCCATGCCCTCGAATGCCCGCAATTGCAGGCCGACTACGATAGTTGCTGGGCCACCTTGCCGAGCACCTTCAACCCGAACCGGAGATAA